In a genomic window of Acipenser ruthenus chromosome 41, fAciRut3.2 maternal haplotype, whole genome shotgun sequence:
- the LOC131709101 gene encoding myb-related transcription factor, partner of profilin-like has product MDSVYIKQEAPEWESVFIKKEESDLEPARIEQEELSGDVSTAIEKEVPELGIAQGNRLLPDVCVRRGNLTAASDQRARAVTPKSNIKDLKRRHRFSEEEDIVLKEAVALRHNLLYGRESCRLGRGGKKKLWQEIASHVNNVAEHRRKPDDVRRRFEFIRNKLRSRAGCLATGGVSRGSAVPNGRRSPDTTSDELTPLEEELMMGVSNAVDILTEWRDTPLRLQPPPPPPPPSLGSPANFYTSFSMDAPHQDATSVNDAPHNPHSPNTRAPSLCNEELMQEPHHPRQCLSQIEEHKTPAWNLKGQPQTKRSRPPSRNTPTQPTISPNPPSAARPQSAQATVSQQKSSLGRVRGSGEGQEGYGVHGALGAKRSSPQPHQNDPGSAVERGSLLERNYTMEAIQEARLQELRAIRQVLERMEEKQSAFLGAIASRQNEELETRQALVQAIGSIGTMMNRYFEHLIQNSNRDHNERVPSTSHTEL; this is encoded by the exons ACTGCCATTGAGAAGGAGGTGCCTGAACTGGGAATAGCTCAGGGGAACCGCCTCCTCCCTGACGTGTGTGTGAGAAGAGGAAACTTGACAGCTGCCAGTGATCAGAGAGCAAGAGCAGTGACTCCCAAGAGCAATATAAAGG ATCTGAAGCGACGGCACAGGTTTTCCGAGGAAGAGGACATCGTGCTGAAGGAGGCGGTTGCTCTCAGGCACAATCTGCTGTATGGCAGGGAAAGCTGCCGGCTGGGGAGAGGAGGAAAGAAGAAGCTGTGGCAGGAGATTGCCAGCCATGTTAACAATGTGGCCGAACACCGGCGCAAGCCAGATGATGTCCGGCGCCGTTTTGAATTTATAAGAAATAAACTGCGGTCAAGAGCAGGGTGTCTGGCTACGGGAGGAGTGAGTCGGGGATCCGCTGTGCCCAACGGCCGCAGGTCTCCAGACACAACCTCTGATGAGCTGACACCCCTGGAGGAAGAGCTGATGATGGGAGTCTCCAATGCTGTGGACATCCTCACGGAGTGGCGTG ATACCCCTTTGAGActacaaccaccaccaccaccaccacccccttcACTGGGCAGTCCTGCTAACTTTTACACCAGCTTCTCCATGGATGCACCACACCAAGATGCCACCAGTGTAAACGATGCACCTCACAACCCACATTCCCCCAACACCCGGGCTCCGAGTCTGTGCAATGAGGAGCTAATGCAGGAGCCGCATCACCCCAGGCAATGCCTATCACAAATAGAGGAACACAAAACACCAGCTTGGAACTTAAAAGGCCAACCACAGACAAAAAGAAGTCGTCCTCCATCCAGGAACACACCGACGCAACCAACGATTTCACCCAACCCGCCTTCTGCAGCAAGACCTCAATCTGCGCAAGCAACAGTTAGCCAACAAAAGAGTTCTCTGGGCAGAGTCAGGGGATCAGGTGAGGGCCAGGAGGGGTATGGGGTGCATGGGGCTCTGGGAGCAAAGAGATCAAGCCCTCAACCCCACCAGAATGACCCTGGATCTGCAGTGGAGCGAGGCTCTCTTCTGGAGCGGAATTATACGATGGAGGCCATCCAGGAGGCTCGACTGCAGGAACTGCGTGCAATCCGCCAAGTCCTGGAGAgaatggaggagaaacagagcgCCTTCCTGGGTGCCATTGCCAGCAGGCAGAATGAAGAGCTAGAGACGCGGCAGGCTCTTGTCCAGGCTATTGGGAGCATAGGGACCATGATGAACAGATACTTTGAACATCTCATACAGAACTCTAacagggaccacaatgagcgggTACCTTCAACATCTCATACAGAACTTTAA
- the LOC117972151 gene encoding serine protease hepsin-like: MQEKQDSPKLSCLSPTKITVLTLCILVFIGGIGAAAWAIVAYLFKAENPGLYDVQINSADLRLSVFDRSEGKWRFVCSSSSNELVAKISCEEMGFVRSLSYSERPSSMVAANGSAGFFCVDEKQLQYGRKIQEVLSACACESGRVLSVNCQDCGRRRLPVDRIVGGQDASLGKWPWQASLRYDGSHLCGGSVISDRWIITAAHCFPERNRVTSRWQVFTGSISQASSGVSMPVQTIVYHSGYQPFKDPNIDDNSNDIAVIYLATPLNFSDYIQPICLPAHRQPLVDGKVCTVTGWGNTKYYGQPSVILQEASVPVISNSVCNGDEYYGNQISNSMFCAGFADGGIDACQGDSGGPFVCEDSISKTSRWRLCGVVSWGTGCALPRKPGVYTQVNQFHQWLSNAMRTYSQSSGVFSMG, translated from the exons ATGCAAGAGAAACAGG ACAGCCCCAAATTGAGCTGCCTGTCTCCCACGAAAATAACTGTACTCACACTCTGCATCCTAGTGTTTATAGGGGGGATCGGAGCAGCTGCCTGGGCCATTG ttgctTATTTATTCAAGGCTGAAAATCCTGGCTTATATGATG tccAGATTAACTCAGCAGACTTGCGCCTGTCTGTGTTTGACCGCAGCGAGGGGAAGTGGAGGTTTGTCTGTTCTTCCAGCTCCAACGAGCTCGTTGCCAAGATCAGCTGTGAGGAGATGGGATTCGTCAG ATCGCTCTCCTATTCTGAACGCCCTAGCAGTATGGTGGCGGCTAACGGCTCTGCTGGATTTTTCTGTGTCGATGAGAAGCAGCTTCAGTATGGCAGGAAGATCCAGGAAGTCCTATCAGCCTG TGCCTGCGAGAGTGGCAGGGTTCTGAGTGTCAACTGTCAAG ACTGTGGCCGGCGCAGGCTGCCCGTGGACCGGATCGTAGGAGGACAGGACGCCAGCCTGGGGAAGTGGCCGTGGCAGGCCAGCCTGCGCTACGACGGCAGCCACCTGTGCGGTGGCTCGGTCATCTCTGACCGCTGGATCATCACCGCCGCCCACTGCTTCCCAGA GAGGAACAGGGTGACGAGCAGGTGGCAGGTGTTCACCGGCTCCATCTCGCAGGCCTCCTCTGGGGTTTCCATGCCAGTTCAGACCATCGTCTACCATTCAGGTTACCAGCCCTTCAAAGACCCAAATATCGATGACAACAGCAACGACATCGCAGTCATCTACCTGGCCACACCCCTGAACTTCTCAG ATTACATTCAACCAATCTGTCTCCCTGCCCACAGGCAGCCCCTGGTTGATGGGAAAGTATGTACTGTGACAGGGTGGGGGAACACGAAGTACTATG GTCAGCCATCTGTAATCCTTCAGGAAGCCAGCGTGCCGGTCATCAGTAACAGTGTCTGCAATGGGGATGAGTACTATGGGAACCAGATTAGCAACTCCATGTTCTGTGCAGGCTTCGCAGACGGAGGCATTGATGCATGCCAG GGTGACAGTGGCGGTCCCTTTGTCTGTGAGGACAGTATCTCAAAGACGAGCCGATGGCGCCTGTGCGGGGTGGTGAGCTGGGGTACCGGCTGTGCTCTGCCCCGGAAACCAGGAGTTTACACCCAGGTCAACCAGTTCCACCAGTGGCTCTCCAATGCCATGCGG acgtACTCTCAAAGCAGTGGAGTGTTTAGCATGGGATAG